A stretch of Gymnodinialimonas phycosphaerae DNA encodes these proteins:
- a CDS encoding glycosyltransferase family 4 protein, translated as MKILFVHQNFPGQYRELFSWLRAQGGHELVFLTQRKDVPVMEGARIVTYATHHKPAKDAYALTQYWEECAGNGFGCAQAAGKLRKDGFTPDIILGHVGWGELTFLKEIWPDVPIIGYFEYYFLAKGGSVGFDPEFPASPHAPFTMHARNAVNFANIQTVDKGHSPTQWQCDTFPAAFKEKIYVKHDGIRTDKLKPDPDAQVALGRLGRPVTKDDEIFTYMARNMEPTRGFHSFMRALPHILDARPNARALIIGGSEVSYGKKSGSEGGYRAEMEKEVGDAVDWSRVHFLGRVPYEDYQKIIQVSRCHIYLTVPFVLSWSCLEAMSMGATIVASDVAPVREAIEHGKTGLLVDFFDPKDIARKVVDVLERPGTYAHLGPAARKHVVAHYDFMKVCLPEHLRQMNALVPKAKRIEVPGLK; from the coding sequence ATGAAAATTCTTTTCGTGCATCAAAACTTCCCCGGTCAGTACCGAGAGCTGTTCTCGTGGCTGCGCGCGCAGGGGGGCCATGAATTGGTGTTCCTGACTCAGCGCAAGGACGTGCCGGTCATGGAAGGCGCACGCATCGTGACCTATGCGACCCATCACAAGCCCGCCAAGGATGCCTACGCCCTGACCCAATACTGGGAGGAATGCGCCGGCAACGGCTTTGGCTGCGCGCAGGCCGCCGGCAAGCTGCGCAAGGACGGGTTCACGCCCGATATCATCCTGGGCCATGTGGGGTGGGGAGAGTTGACGTTCCTGAAAGAGATTTGGCCCGATGTCCCGATCATCGGCTACTTCGAGTATTATTTCCTCGCCAAGGGCGGCAGCGTCGGTTTCGACCCGGAATTTCCCGCCAGCCCCCATGCGCCCTTCACCATGCACGCGCGCAACGCGGTGAACTTCGCCAATATCCAGACGGTCGACAAGGGCCATTCTCCCACCCAATGGCAGTGCGACACCTTCCCGGCTGCCTTCAAGGAGAAGATCTACGTCAAGCACGACGGCATCCGCACCGACAAGCTGAAGCCCGACCCGGACGCGCAGGTTGCGCTTGGCCGTCTTGGGCGTCCCGTCACCAAGGATGATGAGATCTTCACCTACATGGCCCGCAACATGGAACCGACGCGCGGCTTCCATTCGTTCATGCGCGCGCTGCCCCATATCCTGGACGCGCGCCCCAATGCGCGGGCGCTGATCATTGGCGGGTCTGAGGTGAGTTACGGCAAGAAGTCAGGCTCGGAAGGGGGGTACAGAGCCGAAATGGAGAAGGAAGTCGGCGATGCCGTCGATTGGTCCCGGGTCCATTTCCTGGGGCGGGTGCCCTATGAGGATTACCAGAAGATCATCCAGGTCAGCCGCTGCCACATCTACCTGACGGTACCTTTCGTGCTGTCGTGGTCGTGTCTGGAGGCCATGTCGATGGGCGCCACGATCGTCGCGTCCGACGTGGCCCCGGTGCGCGAGGCGATCGAGCATGGCAAGACCGGGCTGCTGGTGGATTTCTTCGACCCCAAGGACATCGCCCGCAAGGTGGTGGATGTGCTGGAACGCCCCGGCACCTATGCTCATCTGGGACCGGCGGCGCGCAAGCATGTGGTGGCGCACTATGATTTCATGAAGGTGTGCCTGCCCGAGCACTTGCGCCAGATGAACGCGCTGGTTCCCAAGGCGAAACGGATCGAGGTTCCCGGGCTCAAGTAG
- a CDS encoding Hsp33 family molecular chaperone HslO, whose product MTLTTKLAWDDTVLPFQLDRSDIRGRVARLDTALDRILSQHDYPAPVEALVAEMALLTALIGQTIKLRWKLSLQVRGDGPIRLIATDFVAPKAPGEPAQIRAYASYDAERLEASAPAFEQIGAGYFAILIDQGTDMTPYQGITPIAGGSLSTCAEAYFAQSEQLPTSFKLSYGRAQEPGQTESWRAGGVMLQVMPEASLEAQGAPSGEDGLLSAEDLIEPDKAEDWNRANILLQTADALELIGPHVAPTELLVRLFHEEQPRVFDAQPVGFGCTCSEDRVRQSLSIYSAKDIAHMTTDAGRVTADCQFCGKHYDFDPLTLGFEAEKAPDGSPV is encoded by the coding sequence ATGACTTTGACCACAAAACTTGCGTGGGACGACACGGTATTGCCGTTCCAACTCGACCGCTCGGACATCCGCGGCCGCGTGGCGCGTCTGGATACGGCTTTGGACCGGATCCTGTCGCAGCACGATTATCCGGCTCCCGTAGAGGCGCTGGTGGCCGAGATGGCGCTGCTGACGGCGCTGATCGGGCAAACGATCAAGCTGCGCTGGAAACTGTCGTTGCAGGTGCGCGGCGATGGGCCGATCCGGCTGATCGCGACGGATTTCGTGGCACCCAAAGCGCCGGGCGAACCTGCGCAGATCCGCGCTTATGCGTCCTATGACGCCGAGCGGCTGGAGGCGTCCGCACCTGCGTTTGAGCAGATCGGGGCGGGTTACTTCGCGATCCTGATCGATCAGGGGACGGATATGACACCCTATCAGGGCATCACACCGATTGCAGGTGGGTCTCTGTCCACCTGTGCAGAGGCATATTTTGCCCAGTCCGAGCAGTTGCCAACCTCGTTCAAGCTTTCCTACGGTCGCGCGCAAGAGCCCGGCCAGACCGAAAGCTGGCGCGCGGGCGGCGTGATGCTTCAGGTCATGCCCGAGGCGTCGCTGGAAGCACAGGGCGCGCCCTCCGGTGAGGATGGGTTGCTGTCGGCCGAGGATCTGATCGAGCCTGACAAGGCCGAGGATTGGAACCGCGCCAACATTCTGCTGCAAACGGCCGATGCGTTGGAACTGATCGGACCCCATGTCGCCCCGACGGAACTGTTGGTGCGCCTGTTTCACGAGGAACAGCCCCGCGTCTTCGATGCCCAACCCGTGGGCTTCGGCTGCACCTGTTCCGAGGATCGCGTGCGCCAGTCCTTGTCGATCTACTCGGCCAAGGACATCGCGCATATGACCACGGACGCGGGCCGCGTGACGGCAGATTGCCAGTTCTGCGGCAAACACTATGACTTCGACCCGCTGACGTTGGGGTTCGAGGCAGAAAAGGCCCCCGATGGGTCGCCTGTTTGA
- a CDS encoding NUDIX hydrolase, producing the protein MGRLFDLQTLKAALDVVPARPSSDYDLNPGVVQPEGRVLRPAAVLIGVLGDDVILTKRASTLKHHPGQIAFPGGKMDAGETLAEAALREAREEIGLDPSNVTILAELPPHETVTSYAVTPFLARIEMEFTATPEPGEVAEVFRVPLTFLMDPANYVVEGRRWRGIRREYFVVPYGPYYIWGATARMLKSLADRIAS; encoded by the coding sequence ATGGGTCGCCTGTTTGATTTGCAAACCTTGAAGGCCGCGCTGGATGTCGTTCCGGCGCGGCCTTCTTCGGATTACGACCTCAACCCCGGTGTTGTGCAGCCCGAAGGGCGCGTGCTGCGCCCCGCTGCCGTGCTGATTGGCGTTTTGGGGGATGACGTGATCCTGACCAAACGCGCCTCGACCCTGAAACACCACCCCGGCCAGATCGCCTTTCCCGGCGGAAAGATGGATGCGGGTGAGACACTGGCCGAAGCGGCCCTGCGGGAGGCGCGTGAAGAAATCGGCCTCGACCCCTCCAACGTCACGATCCTGGCCGAACTGCCCCCCCATGAGACGGTGACAAGCTACGCGGTCACGCCATTCCTTGCGCGGATCGAGATGGAGTTCACCGCCACACCGGAGCCCGGTGAAGTGGCAGAAGTGTTCCGCGTACCGCTGACGTTCCTGATGGACCCCGCAAATTACGTCGTCGAAGGCCGCCGCTGGCGCGGGATACGGCGAGAATACTTCGTGGTGCCCTACGGGCCCTATTACATCTGGGGCGCGACGGCGCGGATGCTGAAATCGCTCGCGGACAGGATTGCGTCATGA